DNA sequence from the Nitrospirota bacterium genome:
CTATCCATGTGATTACCTTCTTTGCAGGGCTAATGAATCCTCCAAGTTTTCCGAGGATGGTATTTTTAAATCTTTCGCTTGTGGAGATTGCCATTGCCATGTTGAGGAAGGCGAATATCCCGAATACGAAGATAGACCATGCACCTATGGACATGGGTGACTGGATGTTAAGGATAGAAAAGAGCCTCCAGACACGGTCCGGATTGCCGAGGTCGAGGGTTATCAAAAGGGCTCCGATGATTATCATGAGAAAGGCTATGGGATATCCGATATCGGCCACCTTCCTATCCCTTTCATTCCCAAAGAGCTCAGAAATAGCAGCCACGAAATAGGCTCCTCCTGCGACCCCTGCCACAAAGAGATATAATCCTACCAGAATTCCCCACTCGTAGTTCATTAGTTATTCACCTCCTTTGCTACCCCGCTCCCTGAAGGCGGCTATTGTAGTAAATAGTAATATTACCCCTGCCACGGTAGCAGTTATATAGTCCAGGATCTGGTTCTTCGTAGCTACTTGAGGTTCTTCTGGAAGGTCATAGACAGAAGGTCTCTCAAGAAGGATATAGGTTGTCCCTAAACCTCCAAGCTCCCTCTCTCCGTATATTTGCGCATTGGCCTTCCCTTCTGCCCTGATTACCTTTATCCTCTTCCTCGCCATATCGAGTAATCTTTCCCTATCACCAAAGCTGATGGCACTGGTAGGGCAGGCAGTGGCACATGCAGTCTTGAGTCCATTACTCACCCTGTCAATGCAGAAGGTGCATTTCTCTGCGGTACCTGTTTCCTTGTTAAATCCAGGGACATTGAAGGGACATGCCTCTATACAGTATCGGCAGCCGATGCAGATTTTTTCGTCATAAAAGACAGAACCTACCTCTGTTCTCTTTATTGCCCCTGAAGGGCATACCTCCATGCAGCTCGCCTGAGAGCAGTGCTTGCATGTATCAGGCATAAAAAGCCACTCAACCCCGTCTCCACGTTCCACGAACTTCACCCTTTGCCATGTCCTGGAGGAGAGCTTAATGGGGTTTTCAAAGGCTCCAGCAAATTGGGTCTTGAGTGCAGGCCGGCT
Encoded proteins:
- a CDS encoding 4Fe-4S dicluster domain-containing protein, with the translated sequence MARKGLLIDTSLCIGCRGCQVACKQWNSRPALKTQFAGAFENPIKLSSRTWQRVKFVERGDGVEWLFMPDTCKHCSQASCMEVCPSGAIKRTEVGSVFYDEKICIGCRYCIEACPFNVPGFNKETGTAEKCTFCIDRVSNGLKTACATACPTSAISFGDRERLLDMARKRIKVIRAEGKANAQIYGERELGGLGTTYILLERPSVYDLPEEPQVATKNQILDYITATVAGVILLFTTIAAFRERGSKGGE